Proteins from one Chanodichthys erythropterus isolate Z2021 chromosome 15, ASM2448905v1, whole genome shotgun sequence genomic window:
- the klhl7 gene encoding kelch-like protein 7: MLSMASTSCEKTLGPKKKNEKKIASKEEYRLLSNIMGVMNNLRKQGILCDVILVVDGKHILAHRVVLAAASHFFNLMFTSSMMEATNHEVELGGAEPEIIELLVEFVYTARISVNSNNVQSLLNAANQYQIEPVKKMCVDFLKEQVDATNCLGISALAECLNCPELKVSADDFIHQHFTDVYKMDEFLQLDVKQVTHLLQQDTLTVRAEDQIYDAAVRWLKYDVLNRQQYIVDILGKVRFPLVSKNFLSKTVQAEPLIQDNPECLKMVICGMRYHLLSPEDREELGENSRPRRKKHDYRIALFGGSQPQSCRYFNPKDHSWTDIRCPFEKRRDATSVFWDNVVYILGGSQLFPIKRMDCYNVVKDSWYSKLGPPNPRDSLAACASKGKIYTSGGSEVGSSALNLFECYDTRTETWQTKPNMLMPRCSHGSVEANGLIYVCGGSLGNNVSGRVLNDCEVYDPNTEEWRVLCGMREARKNHGLVVVNSRIYAVGGQNTLGGLDSVEYYEIGSNEWKMASPMPWRGVTVKCAAVGSVIYVLAGFQGVGRLGHIMEYYTETDKWVVSSKVRAFPVTSCLICLVDTCGANEEDMNSASSSSSSADGRM; encoded by the exons ATGTTGAGCATGGCCTCCACATCATGCGAGAAGACACTAGGACCCAAAAAGAAAAACGAGAAGAAGATTGCGTCCAAAGAGGAGTACAGATTATTGTCCAATATCATGGGAGTGATGAATAACTTGAGGAAACAG GGGATCCTCTGTGATGTCATCCTGGTGGTTGATGGGAAGCACATCCTGGCACACAGAGTAGTGCTGGCGGCCGCGAGCCACTTCTTCAACCTCATGTTCACAT cCAGTATGATGGAGGCCACGAATCATGAGGTGGAGCTTGGAGGAGCAGAACCAGAGATCATCGAGCTGCTGGTGGAGTTTGTCTACACGGCACG AATCTCAGTGAACAGTAATAATGTTCAGTCTCTGCTGAACGCTGCTAACCAGTACCAGATTGAACCGGTGAAGAAGATGTGTGTGGACTTCCTGAAGGAGCAGGTGGACGCCACCAACTGTCTGG GCATCAGCGCATTGGCCGAGTGTCTGAACTGTCCCGAGCTGAAGGTGTCGGCAGATGATTTCATCCACCAGCACTTCACAGACGTCTATAAGATGGACGAGTTTCTGCAGCTGGATGTTAAACAGGTGACACACCTGCTCCAGCAGGACACGCTGACCGTCCGAGCCGAAGATCAG ATATATGACGCAGCGGTGCGGTGGCTGAAGTACGACGTGTTGAATCGACAGCAGTACATCGTAGACATTCTGGGGAAGGTGCGATTCCCTCTCGTCTCCAAAAACTTCCTCAGTAAGACCGTTCAAGCAGAACCGCTGATCCAGGACAACCCAGAGTGCCTGAAAATGGTCATCT gTGGTATGCGTTATCATCTGCTGTCTCCAGAGGACCGCGAGGAGCTGGGCGAGAACAGTCGACCCCGTCGCAAGAAACATGACTACCGCATCGCTCTGTTCGGAGGCTCACAGCCGCAGTCCTGCCGTTACTTTAACCCCAAG GATCACAGTTGGACGGACATTCGCTGCCCCTTTGAGAAGCGACGGGACGCCACATCCGTGTTCTGGGACAATGTAGTGTACATCCTGGGCGGCTCTCAGCTCTTCCCCATCAAACGGATGGACTGCTACAACGTGGTGAAGGACAGCTGGTACTCCAAACTCGGACCGCCAAATCCACGGGACAGCCTGGCCGCCTGCGCCTCTAAAGGAAAGATCTACACCTCCGGAGGCTCGGAAGTGG GAAGTTCTGCTCTCAATCTGTTCGAGTGCTATGACACGCGCACGGAGACGTGGCAGACGAAGCCCAACATGCTGATGCCGCGCTGCAGTCACGGTTCAGTCGAGGCCAACGGGCTCATCTACGTCTGTGGAGGGAGTCTGGGAAACAACGTGTCCGGCAGGGTCCTCAACGACTGCGAGGTCTACGACCCCAACACTGAAGA GTGGAGGGTTCTCTGTGGGATGCGTGAGGCCCGGAAGAATCACGGCCTGGTGGTGGTGAACTCAAGAATATACGCCGTCGGCGGGCAGAACACACTGG GTGGTCTGGACTCGGTGGAGTACTACGAGATCGGCAGTAACGAGTGGAAGATGGCGTCTCCGATGCCGTGGAGGGGCGTGACGGTGAAGTGTGCGGCCGTGGGCTCTGTCATCTACGTGCTGGCCGGGTTTCAGGGGGTCGGCCGTCTGGGCCACATCATGGAGTATTACACAGAGACGGACAAATGGGTGGTGTCCAGTAAAGTCCGTGCCTTTCCTGTCACCAGCTGCCTGATCTGTCTGGTGGACACGTGCGGCGCCAACGAGGAGGACATGAATTCAGCGTCTTCATCTTCATCCTCGGCCGATGGAAGGATGTGA